TACATTAAAGGATAAAATACATTAGAGGATGCATATATTAGGGAGACGAAGCGCTTTCCTTGAAATTACAGTGTTACGTGATTAATGGTTTCAATGAAGCATTATTATTTACCTTTTGAATTTAGCAGCAGAAATTATAGTAAGATTGACGACGTAGTCGACAGGTATGATTTCGAATGTGAAGTCGTCTTCTCCGTAGTGGCATCTTATCCATCCCCTGGATAGATATAAAAGCGTTGCGGTTGGCCCCATCCAATTTGCTACCCAACCTCTCACTGGCTCCTCTTTAGCTGGTGTAActataaagagaaaataattaaaatttccaatTCATTACTATGCtttatctaaattttattccatCAACTAACCAACTGAGGGTCGAATCATGATTGTTGGAAGATTGCCACGTTTTTGTGCCACGATATTTTCCGCTACTGCCTTAGTAAAGGTATATGTGTTTGGGCGACCATCTGAAAagtaatatcaattttaaaagcCATACGTATTTTTAAGCGTCTAGTATACTAGATGTACTAACTTATTATTCCaaaaccatatatatttttatttattaggacGCAATcctcttaattttatattttataaaatcaaaatttacacAATTTACCTTGCacattaatttagatttataataacaagtcATTAATGTtctcaaaaagaaataatacaaaatacctatttaagtcaaaaatactataatattgctacacatatatacatatcgaATTTAtagtcttataaaaaaatttaattattcttagtAAATATGTTTACCTAAGACTTCCGGATTGAAAACTTCTCTGggatcattttcttttatcattttgtaaatttcatcGACCTCTTTTGGACTGCGGTATAGTCTTTCTTCTACGGAATTCAATTTATCGTCtgtgtttgaaaatattgttgacATGTATACAAAAACCTAAAAAAGAGAAACATATGGTTAttcgataaattaaaaaaactacatataacaAAGGACATTAATACCAAGAAAATCTTCAAAGACATTTAGCGAAAATGATCATAAACCACGTTTTTTGCAtaagtaacaatattttaaatatacccaAAGTCGCGTAGATGACCGTAATTAAATTTcagagttaaaaatattgttttataatgtttgtgCAATTTTTGGactgtgatatatattttttgtcatttattgtttatgtttgAGTGTATGTTATGTATTCTGCTgttctttcatatttttctaagagatacaaatttaacagcagaaaaaaattaaagattttgttcTAATTCAATGAATACCCggtgtttattttttgctgTGATATTCTAAGGAATCTAATTTCGgtgtttgttttgaaatactaACAACTAGTTGTCTAGTCAATTGATAGGTAATCCTTCTTATCAAGATAAGTCAAATGTGTCAGGgtaattttgtttcaacaGCAGAAGCGTATTTGTATTGCATCAATCTTCAGCGTCTTGTATAACATCTAGGATGACTGGTATATCAAAGGAACACATAAGAATTTTgaggaataaaaaattatattcgtgGAAAACATGTaatgagtttatatttttggactACTGCCACTATTCGAGGTTATAGCGGTTATTGAGgttgagaaataattattctgtGGCAACAATCATGCTTGGTAGATTTCGCAAAATGTTGATTGCCAGAAGAACTGAAATTCCCAATTGATGCTTTAGGGAATAGGGCTAATTTAAACGCATAGATACCCTTTTCATCGCATTACAAAATTACGCAACCGAGCAGCTTTTCAGATAAACCATATCTTTTCAGAGACCGTGGTCAGACAAGCTGCTTAACTTTTAGAAGCCCACCGTTTGATAACTTTTAGGACCTTAGAAAGATTTTTTGGTAAACGTGGTTCGATGTGATTGTCTCACATGATGTCAAAAAATTTAGTtaactttaatgaaatatttttaaaatacgaaaCAGCACATAACTCCATATTATCAAACATTGTCTTAGGATTCAGACGGTATACATACCGTCTTTGTTACAACAAAGACGAAAGAAATTTACTGTATATTCGTGATGAATTACTGTCATTTTGGGACCTAGAACTGGATAAATGCACCAGAATCAAAATGATCGTTGGTCGTAACTCTTTAAGGAAAATGCTAATTATAACCAGAAGCCGTAATCCGTTTTACAAACAAACTACTTCACAAAAACCATAAGCAATCGAGAAAAAAACAGATATACACATAGCCAATGTAAACCAAAGAAAAAAACTCTAAAGaggagaaaattaatattgaaactgCAACATaagatatattcaaaataaaatttataaatatatattcaaaagtaCTTACCtctattttctttaaactgtGACATAAGTCTATTACTTGTTCAGTTCCCTCGACGTTGATCTTCATGGCTATTGACAGTGGTTCATTGAACTTCACAGTTGCAGCGAAATGGAATACAATGGtaaccttaaaataatatttcctttaataaaAGAACAAACAACAGTTGTCTCACAGGTTTTAAACACTTACACccgttttatatttcaatcattACTAACTTTGTTTCactgtttattaattacataaaacgtttaattattaattaaattaaattaagtgcGAAAAATTCAACATAACTAAACAAACTTAAAGTACTTACAGTACCTCATCTTTAATTACTTGTAATTCCTTCGGGTCAATACCAAGGCAGGGTTGAGATAAGTCACCATTAACAGGTTTcagcttttttaaattgtctgGCTTCTCTTTTTTGAGTCTATCAAaaacctaaaaataatttgaatttataaaaattaaaacgaaataaaattaatttggaaATTTTTAGAAGAATTCACATAAAACAATCTCAAACTCACTGGACAATCGAAGAACTTCTTCATCCTATCTGTTGCGGTTAAGTTTCTCTTTTCACGAACaagcatataaattttacttatgcCCGGACAGCTGTATAAAAGTTTCTCTATTAACACCTGTAATTAaggatgaaatttattttaaaaattactccCGATCAATTAACTATgataaaaacgaaatatttcatacaaaaaatataatataccttGCCCAGGAAACCCGTCCCGCCCGTAACGAAGATTGTTTTGCCGTTGTAAAAATCAGAAACGGGTGTGTAGTTCGACGTCGGTACCATTTTGTGAATCTAAAAggagaataataaaatgtatgaactaaaattttactgaaataataaaggaaGGAAGGAaaggataaaatatatgttagtgtttaaaacaatcaatcttgtatacattttaaatttatattaattatattattagaagtATCGAAACGtaatgtcattttataataggAATAATGaaacgttatttattataatatgtatgtttctCCTTTTCTTAGTAACATTCTAAATATTcagataaaagtaaaaaggaatagaaatattgaaaagatcttattttcctattatttgaaaagattttataaacacgaaatatttcatattaaaacaactGAAATACTAACTAGTTAATTCTTTAGTACTTTTTATGCTTTTTATTGGTGATTGGAAGAACTAATAACaaagttactttaaaaaaaaagcatcaAAATCCTTTATAgctaatatcaaaatatttattcattaaatttttatgttacgatataaaaattaatttaaaatagtcctttaactttaatagaatgaatgaattttatattttgttttatgtatatatataaaattatcagttaataatttaactggTACTTgcttaaattgaattatgttTGTCTCATACGGTTTTATCTTTACGCTTTCATATTACTCCCTATAGTCACGATAGCTGTAAAGTAATCTAAACGttgaagaaaaatgttaataagaaAAGCTAATCATAAccacaattatatatagatttatcttTAAGCAAACAAGATTCTGGaatgcaaaatttaaatgtttttaaaattattagaacaaaaatattttccgtcAATCAAtacaatgtaattataatttatgcaaTAATACTATTACCATAGATTACTTAATGTTAATTTCActctaatttatataaccttGTGAATAAAACCGGTTTGGAAAGCTGCATcacaaagtaaattttttgttcacataaatgtaaattaagaaatttatctTGTTAAATCAATGTAACTATTTCAGAGATTAGATTGttaaaacagatttaattgatataacagACTGTCACGTGTCTCGTatcaagatttaaaaatagattataaaatattcaactgaatgatttataatcaataaagatatatatatacatatataaatgtatatgtatattatatacatatatatttgtaaataatttaacactaATAATTGGataacagataataatttaatataaaactatcacaGCATTTATTCTGCTTAGGtttatttattgagttttttaggggtaaattttttttttacaaaatgttatattaatgattttaaatttattttttgtgtgatgggttttacgataaaaataaaataaaatgaagaccAATTTCCTGGGATCCAAAGCGGTTTCCATGTGTAAAGAAAAGTAATATCTTTCACGATCAAGATCGTTTGAAATTCAAAGTAAACATTAACATTGTGCAGATAAATGTCTTTGGTATTTGTGTACTTTTAAAATGAGACTTTGAAATCaatgatataaatactttCACATCTATGCTATttctagttaaaaaaaatgtatgaacatttttttaatttttttaagataaagaaGCAACAATTATCACGTTTTCTATACTAAAAAAACTaacatctaatatttttttcggtaaaacaaaataatcttaaatatatgtaaaaagaaGGGATTCTTACCGTAAAGTATCAATCAAAAACACAACACACAAGAGCCAGGCTCTAACggctaattatattttgaatcaaGCATTCTGTCCTATTTATCACTtatatttat
The genomic region above belongs to Danaus plexippus chromosome 4, MEX_DaPlex, whole genome shotgun sequence and contains:
- the LOC116768568 gene encoding putative fatty acyl-CoA reductase CG5065 produces the protein MVPTSNYTPVSDFYNGKTIFVTGGTGFLGKVLIEKLLYSCPGISKIYMLVREKRNLTATDRMKKFFDCPVFDRLKKEKPDNLKKLKPVNGDLSQPCLGIDPKELQVIKDEVTIVFHFAATVKFNEPLSIAMKINVEGTEQVIDLCHSLKKIEVFVYMSTIFSNTDDKLNSVEERLYRSPKEVDEIYKMIKENDPREVFNPEVLDGRPNTYTFTKAVAENIVAQKRGNLPTIMIRPSVVTPAKEEPVRGWVANWMGPTATLLYLSRGWIRCHYGEDDFTFEIIPVDYVVNLTIISAAKFKRSDDIPIYHSCTSALHPVTFKETASYLIKESCKKKLVDIPFPWITFSRSLWFLSIISFFMQLLPAYIADLYLFICGHPTRYVKMLKKYSQNMSALHYFSSRTWYMTANRSQELIDGLSAEDQKIFPCSPASIDWSEYMATYLHGVYRFLLK